The proteins below are encoded in one region of Colletotrichum lupini chromosome 5, complete sequence:
- a CDS encoding myb-like DNA-binding domain-containing protein, with amino-acid sequence MSLASQRRGPWSQQEDAYLMQLVNDQGPLNWVRIAQALGTRTPKQCRERFHQNLKPTLNHEPITPEEGAQIEVLVNEIGKRWAEIARRLHGRSDNAVKNWWNGSQNRRKRHDRRRANQGSTSGYDDRRYGHSGFRPTLTINSHAASYPHTRHGMSSPVSPAFYTHSHPYYQFESPLPSPNSTSSPGTDGLDGETSTMSDAASSYTTSPQCLSRGTSPSVQLAPLRMDENSAPRSLPSFGSLINAPTDRKEAGHMRLPSLPSHLLTAPNSPVRSTVQQALPPPSPSSADKDSRMDVSALLG; translated from the coding sequence ATGTCTCTCGCTTCTCAAAGGAGAGGGCCTTGGTCCCAACAGGAAGACGCCTATCTCATGCAACTTGTCAACGACCAGGGCCCATTGAACTGGGTGCGCATTGCTCAAGCCCTGGGAACAAGGACACCGAAGCAATGCAGAGAACGATTCCATCAAAACCTGAAGCCCACCTTGAATCACGAGCCCATCACTCCCGAGGAGGGTGCTCAAATCGAGGTTCTCGTCAACGAGATCGGCAAGAGGTGGGCAGAGATTGCAAGACGGCTCCACGGCCGCAGTGACAATGCCGTCAAGAACTGGTGGAATGGAAGCCAGAACCGCAGAAAGCGTCACGATCGTCGCAGGGCCAACCAAGGCAGCACCTCCGGCTACGACGACCGCAGATATGGTCACTCTGGTTTCCGACCCACTCTCACCATTAATTCTCATGCCGCCTCCTACCCTCACACGAGACACGGCATGTCGTCGCCTGTCTCTCCCGCCTTTTACACCCACAGCCACCCTTACTACCAATTCGAGTCGCCGCTTCCGTCGCCCAACTCTACCTCTTCGCCTGGCACAGACGGCCTTGACGGAGAGACGTCCACCATGTCCGATGCTGCCTCAAGCTACACCACTTCCCCCCAATGCCTCTCGCGGGGTACATCGCCATCTGTCCAACTGGCTCCGCTCCGCATGGACGAGAACTCGGCCCCTCGCTCGCTGCCTTCCTTTGGTAGCCTCATCAATGCTCCAACTGATAGAAAAGAAGCTGGCCACATGCGCCTGCCTTCTCTCCCATCCCACCTCCTCACAGCACCCAACTCGCCTGTGAGGAGTACGGTTCAGCAAGCCCTGCCGCCGCCATCTCCTTCATCTGCGGACAAGGACTCCAGAATGGATGTTTCCGCGCTTCTGGGCTGA